In the Salvia miltiorrhiza cultivar Shanhuang (shh) chromosome 8, IMPLAD_Smil_shh, whole genome shotgun sequence genome, gccagttcccttgttggcttgaagccctgcaaggtgtaacaaacatgatcagttgcccccgtatccactacccacgaatgagtagaaaacgaagctaaacatgtttcagttactaaaacttgtgacgtaccttgtccctttgccttgagcactggacaatctttcttccaatgcccaaccttgccacacttgaagcacttccccTTTTCGGTCGGCTTCTTCACACCGCCAGTAGGGCcatctgctttggctttaccgctcccactagcttcattgtcatgcttgccctttggacctttccacttctttttcccgcctttcgacgaagaagtagatcccttggcagcaacaaggacctctttccctttACGcgagcccatgactccctctgccgcaactagagcattcaataactcattcagagtatagttgaccttgctcataacgacattgagacggaaattctcaaaggatttggggagagagttgaggatgatatcgaccttggcttcgccttcgataccccctcctagcagatcaagcctgtcaaacagatttgtcatatgcatgacatgatcgtgcacagaactgccctcgctcataacACAtcctaagatttctctcatgatgttaaagcgagcagatcttTCAgattccccataaacctcagagagatttaacatgatggtcgctgcatCGTCCATGCcttgatgctggagttgcaaattttgtgacatagtcatcataatatagcacttggccatattatttgacttgtgccaccttttatgcgcctctcgttccgcatcagtcgacccatcagttaaggccgcgggacgtggagtggtaagcacaaaactgtgctcatcagcgtcaagtatgtacataatatggcgtttccattcggtataattaggaccgatgagaggattgtttgctagaatgttaataatcggagacatagacatatctgaaagtaaacaattaaacatgtaagaacatgaaaagcatataattcgtaacaataatattgtaaccttttgataaaacaatattaatgaaacctccaacggctcaaagaatcccatgtgtaagccacgtggggtggacagttacacacgaactcctcaaccagactattcacctagtcatttaatttccatccatgtcaacttaaccttttgacaaaggaaattaatagttggcaccttaactagaccatatcatcatcaagaagggacttcgTGGggaagttgtacattgtacttgatatgatatctaagcaataaccacattttaaccttgaaaattaaattctcgaaattaacatactcacgcggaccatgtcgctttcaatttaattttcttggttatcttatttaataccattctccaaagtacttatgaaaattatacaagtaagccacgtggggtggaccgttactgcataactcccactacttcaatggtttaaatattttttatagaaacctcttctgacaaacttatgagaaacagatatgaagtaagccacgtggggtggaccgttactcatattgctaatcactttgtctagagaccgcatgtggaggtctaaaataatttttaattactataaaaattattaaactgcttagtctttttctttcaaaaggtttgttcatgctcaagcacataaacctaaacatgcttctctagaacgcaacatgtaaatcatgctcgcagaattctaaaacatgcttaagaaaacggcaaacctactatcatgctcgtctaagcgcaattaataaacaaatattaacaagcaaagacgtgcaaaagcaagtaaagagcataagggattaacaaccacgacatgcaaagaacataattaaagaattaaaattcttcgtgacccattcgtggaaacccatttctaatctattacaataaaacaatagaaaagaaattaaaaaatgggcAAAAACAGCCCAAAAAACAGCCCAAAACTCTCCAGTCCAGCAATTTGGGCTTAAAAGCCGCGGCCCAGCCGCCCAGCCCGTTAGGAGCAGCCCAGAACCGCAAGGAGCAGCCCAGACCCGCCTCAGGACCCGTCGACCCGCGCCCTGCCCGTCTGACCCGCCACCGACCCGCGTCTGGGTTTAGGGTTTGGGAACCCTTTTCGCGCCGCCTAGGGCTTTCTGCTGCCAAGAGCGGCGCCGCTGCCTGCCATCTTCTCCGGTCGGCAGCCTCCAGCAGCAGGTCCTCGGCGCCTCCAGCATGCTCCTTCGCGCAGCCCAGGTAGCAGCAGGCCCCCGGCGTAGagaaacagcagcggcagcagcggctgtgcgccgcccgctgggcgcgcagcgcgcaaagcgcgcaggcgcggccccgagcGCGCGTAGCCCCTGCCGCCTGCTTCCTCGCTCTCGCCCGACCTGCACACCACCAGCAGCCCACGCAGGAGCCCTGCACAGCACCCTCGGCGTCTCCAGCAGCAGACCTCGGCGTGGGCGGAACAGCAGCAAcggcagcggcagtgcgtcgcCCGCCAGGCACGCCGCGCGTACAGCGCGCAGGCGCTGCCCAGGCGCGCGCTGCCCCCTCCGCTCGCCTCCTCCTCGCCAGTTTCCGGTGCCGGGCTCCCGCTGGTCGCCCGGAAAATCTGAATCGGCAAACAGCCTCATCCCCGTTCTTCGTGTTCTTCGTTTGTTCTCcaaaattacagattacaacagaaaaacgaatacaattcgaaaatctaatctaaccacggattttctcgtggtggaaaaacaattacaacgtcaaaccgacgtatcccacgaatcaacgaatcacgaagaacaacagcagttaaaaacaacgcatattattaatcgtacacaaattaataatagagccaagaaattaatcctgggctctgataccaattgaaggaatattaaattgaattaatactcgattgcccgatgatcgtttcttggattattattaattcatcatacaacgattaattcctaacatgctcctatgaatttaacagctgcacacaggtgttaggaaaacttacttgagaatcggatgcacagatgattgatgatcgtgtcgaatgattcagactccagctctgatcttctcgactgtatcccgctcaattcccaacgttggatggacaacgagctatggaaattcccaagacagaatgcctcacacgatttcctgcgcccccctctgctctcaaaaccctaatttttatcagtgtattttcctgagagctgacagctgtatttaatagagaattaaatacgtatggggcgcttctttctttgtgataggcgatttctgccctacttgggctaggagacattgggccagcccagggaccagatacaaggaataaagatgggcctcaaataaattaatttatctatggtcagcccagaccataattaatttataaatatcagttcattccactagagaaccgatactgacttacccctttattgccggtgatgagtcggggcttgtatttagacttattaaatctccgtatttaaaatatccgacatccattaattaattagagctctgacagcttaaattaattaatctcttaataattccttaagcagtaccactcaatctttattattacgcctgaacttaatcaacctgcagggtttagcgtaataaaccttattgagctccttaaggggatgtcattatcctataccggatacgggtactaatacagatagtcaaatatcatatattaaccgctatcacccaagatacagagtactcgagttagtatttaact is a window encoding:
- the LOC130996780 gene encoding glycine-rich RNA-binding protein RZ1C-like; its protein translation is MGSRKGKEVLVAAKGSTSSSKGGKKKWKGPKGKHDNEASGSGKAKADGPTGGVKKPTEKGKCFKCGKVGHWKKDCPVLKAKGQGLQANKGTGK